The following are from one region of the Mycolicibacterium diernhoferi genome:
- a CDS encoding TVP38/TMEM64 family protein: MTPVDTSDDEVKPGRRPHIIRLAVLAVFLLGLYYLIGVARILDLEDIRGAVAATGPAAPLVYVLVSAVLGSLFVPGPLLAAGSGVLFGPVLGTFVTLGATVGTATIASLGGRRAGRDSTRALLGAQRADRIDALIERGGLWAVVGQRFVPGISDAMASYAFGAFGVPLWQMMIGAFIGSAPRAFVYTALGASVGDLSSPLVYVAIAVWCATAIVGAFAAHRGYRGWRSGRTGDGDSPERDT; the protein is encoded by the coding sequence GTGACCCCCGTCGACACCTCCGATGACGAAGTGAAGCCCGGCCGGCGCCCGCACATCATCCGACTGGCCGTGCTCGCCGTCTTTCTGCTCGGCCTGTACTACCTGATCGGGGTGGCACGGATCCTCGACCTGGAGGACATCCGCGGTGCGGTGGCCGCCACCGGACCGGCCGCGCCCCTGGTCTACGTGCTGGTCTCCGCGGTGCTGGGCAGTCTGTTCGTGCCCGGCCCGCTGCTGGCCGCGGGCAGCGGGGTGCTGTTCGGCCCGGTGCTGGGCACCTTCGTCACCCTGGGCGCGACGGTGGGCACCGCAACGATCGCCAGCCTGGGCGGCCGCCGGGCCGGCCGGGACAGCACCCGCGCGCTGCTCGGCGCGCAGCGCGCGGACCGTATCGACGCCCTGATCGAGCGCGGCGGGCTGTGGGCCGTGGTGGGCCAGCGCTTCGTCCCCGGCATCTCGGATGCCATGGCGTCCTACGCGTTCGGCGCTTTCGGGGTCCCGTTGTGGCAGATGATGATCGGCGCCTTCATCGGCTCCGCGCCGCGGGCGTTCGTCTACACCGCGCTGGGCGCCTCGGTCGGTGACCTGTCCTCCCCGCTGGTGTACGTGGCGATCGCGGTGTGGTGCGCGACGGCCATCGTCGGCGCGTTCGCCGCGCACCGCGGGTACCGCGGCTGGCGGTCCGGCCGCACCGGCGACGGCGATTCGCCCGAACGCGACACGTGA